A part of Acidobacteriota bacterium genomic DNA contains:
- a CDS encoding DUF4926 domain-containing protein, whose protein sequence is MPFDMYGDVVLTLDVPEHGVRAGDIGTVVERHTVPGVSEEGYSVEFFDMAGNTVAVATLPASALRQPTAADRPAVRQLSA, encoded by the coding sequence ATGCCCTTCGACATGTACGGCGACGTAGTTCTGACCCTGGACGTCCCCGAGCACGGCGTGCGCGCCGGCGACATCGGCACGGTTGTGGAGCGCCACACCGTGCCGGGCGTCAGCGAGGAGGGCTACTCGGTGGAGTTCTTCGACATGGCGGGCAACACCGTGGCCGTGGCCACGCTTCCCGCGAGCGCCCTTCGCCAGCCGACGGCAGCGGATCGGCCAGCCGTCCGGCAGCTCTCTGCCTGA
- a CDS encoding type II toxin-antitoxin system ParD family antitoxin produces the protein MDIAIPKSLEALVRRKAEEGHYSTEVEVVADALRLMQVRDEVVAVKCERLKDALDRGYEDVAAGRVIELETEDEIDALFAGL, from the coding sequence ATGGACATCGCAATTCCCAAGAGCCTCGAAGCTCTCGTTCGCCGCAAGGCCGAGGAAGGCCACTACAGCACCGAGGTGGAGGTCGTCGCCGATGCCCTGCGCCTCATGCAGGTGCGAGACGAGGTCGTGGCTGTTAAGTGTGAGCGGCTCAAGGATGCTCTGGACCGCGGCTACGAGGATGTCGCTGCCGGGCGCGTGATTGAACTCGAGACCGAGGACGAGATCGACGCCTTGTTCGCCGGCCTGTGA
- a CDS encoding ankyrin repeat domain-containing protein — translation MSTLENLRKSARRWLKALRADDADAHARLERAHPNAPSPPALREVQHALAREHGHESWVDLRRALDDGRRRGAATPDADQYDAVAKDVLAVYQTGDGAAIQRLQERFRRPVTWETLRAEVDHQLEQLPDSLRPSAGLSLADIRHFMARSAGFQNWASFLDALRLDGEESEANARAAVVVPRQSDPGPSGILQPVELRITLPMELQGGKYTMTTDVWNMLAASRAGDLERVKLLVAATPGLVRCEHNYMPPLHLAVREGHKDLVGFLLERGAFDPEHVTYPYNEKLLTIAEDRDYAEIARLLCQYAGTPSTADGEAVHGVGTIQFPADDDVNRLEKLVAANALSAVEKLLERRPELVHYELACWAEGVLSTPANRAFRQMLELLLRLGARVPDVAKWGRAYYFKHYDIAAFLLERGMNPNHMNWHRTTLLHDMAWEGDVRKAVLLLDSGANIDAVDDEFRSTPLGIAARGGRLEVVRLLLDRGADPNTAGASWATPLAWAVKKKHSDIAAVLRSAGAR, via the coding sequence ATGAGCACTCTCGAAAACCTCAGGAAGTCTGCGAGGCGATGGCTGAAGGCGTTGCGCGCGGATGATGCCGACGCGCATGCTCGCCTTGAACGTGCACATCCGAATGCCCCTTCCCCTCCTGCTCTGCGCGAGGTTCAGCACGCGCTCGCACGGGAGCACGGCCACGAAAGCTGGGTCGATCTTCGGCGGGCTCTCGATGACGGCCGGCGCCGCGGGGCCGCCACACCCGATGCCGATCAGTACGACGCTGTAGCCAAGGATGTCTTGGCGGTGTACCAGACCGGTGACGGTGCAGCGATTCAGCGCCTACAGGAGCGATTCCGAAGACCCGTAACCTGGGAAACCTTGCGCGCCGAAGTCGATCATCAACTCGAGCAGTTGCCCGATTCGTTGAGACCCAGCGCCGGACTGTCCCTGGCGGACATCAGGCACTTCATGGCCCGGTCCGCCGGATTCCAGAACTGGGCATCGTTCTTGGACGCGTTGAGGCTTGACGGTGAAGAGTCAGAGGCCAACGCACGAGCGGCTGTCGTCGTGCCGCGACAATCCGATCCGGGACCGTCCGGCATCCTCCAGCCTGTCGAGCTCCGAATTACGCTGCCGATGGAACTTCAAGGTGGCAAGTACACGATGACGACCGACGTGTGGAACATGCTTGCGGCAAGCCGCGCGGGTGATCTCGAAAGGGTCAAGTTGCTTGTAGCTGCTACGCCGGGGCTGGTTCGCTGCGAGCACAACTACATGCCTCCGCTTCACCTGGCGGTTCGCGAAGGTCATAAAGATCTCGTGGGGTTTCTACTGGAAAGAGGTGCGTTCGACCCCGAACACGTGACGTATCCGTACAACGAGAAGCTGCTCACAATCGCCGAGGATCGGGACTACGCCGAGATCGCCCGGCTGTTGTGCCAGTATGCAGGCACACCATCAACAGCCGACGGTGAGGCCGTTCACGGCGTTGGCACGATTCAGTTCCCAGCCGACGACGACGTGAATCGGCTTGAGAAGCTCGTTGCTGCGAACGCGCTCAGCGCGGTTGAGAAGCTCCTGGAGCGTCGGCCCGAACTCGTTCACTACGAACTTGCGTGTTGGGCGGAGGGAGTTCTGAGCACGCCGGCGAACCGCGCGTTTCGACAGATGCTCGAGCTGCTGCTTCGCCTCGGAGCCCGCGTGCCGGATGTCGCCAAGTGGGGCCGGGCATACTACTTCAAGCACTATGACATCGCAGCGTTTCTCTTGGAGCGAGGCATGAATCCGAACCATATGAACTGGCATCGCACGACGTTGCTGCACGACATGGCTTGGGAAGGAGACGTCCGCAAGGCGGTGTTGCTGCTGGATAGCGGTGCGAATATCGATGCCGTCGATGACGAGTTCCGATCAACACCGTTGGGCATTGCTGCGCGAGGGGGCCGACTCGAGGTTGTCAGGCTGCTGCTGGACCGCGGAGCCGATCCCAACACAGCTGGCGCGTCATGGGCGACGCCATTGGCTTGGGCGGTGAAGAAGAAGCACTCCGACATCGCCGCGGTGCTACGCTCGGCTGGAGCTCGGTGA
- a CDS encoding zinc ribbon domain-containing protein, giving the protein MYVGHIESPEIAVSARGDFEPLIDEAIFYRAQAVLDGRVPVAAARRRNHPDFPLRGFVRCETCGRPLTGSWSKGRNGRYAYYHCPRRCRAVNVSKAALEGAFVDELALLQPTPGYMRLVKDRVLCVWEQECAAARDRTAEQDRRLKAVRLKLDRLDEAILYSESIDLDTYGRQRDKLREELTLSKIDYHTEAVEELDVEGILAFAERILPRAADLWVQASLDYRQRLQQLFFPEGIAYDGSRFNRTGVTAPLFRYLEPDEQAESSLASPSGIEPESRP; this is encoded by the coding sequence ATCTACGTCGGCCACATCGAGAGTCCTGAGATCGCCGTGAGCGCACGGGGCGACTTCGAGCCCCTCATCGACGAGGCGATCTTCTACCGGGCGCAGGCCGTCCTCGATGGTCGCGTGCCGGTGGCTGCGGCACGCCGGCGAAATCATCCTGACTTTCCGTTGCGCGGCTTCGTGCGCTGCGAAACCTGCGGGCGCCCGCTCACCGGCAGCTGGTCGAAGGGGCGGAACGGCCGCTACGCCTACTACCACTGCCCGCGCCGATGCCGTGCGGTCAACGTCAGCAAGGCCGCACTCGAAGGCGCCTTCGTGGACGAACTTGCACTGCTACAGCCGACGCCTGGCTACATGCGGCTCGTCAAGGATCGCGTGCTTTGCGTGTGGGAGCAGGAGTGCGCCGCCGCCCGAGACCGAACCGCTGAACAGGATCGGCGGCTCAAGGCCGTCCGGTTGAAGCTCGATCGACTCGACGAGGCGATCCTGTACTCGGAATCGATCGACCTCGACACCTACGGCCGCCAGCGCGACAAGCTCCGCGAGGAGTTGACGTTGTCGAAGATCGATTACCACACCGAGGCCGTCGAGGAACTCGACGTAGAAGGCATCCTGGCCTTCGCAGAACGCATCCTGCCGCGTGCCGCGGACCTCTGGGTCCAGGCGTCGCTCGACTACCGCCAGCGATTGCAGCAGCTGTTCTTTCCTGAGGGGATTGCGTACGACGGAAGTCGATTCAATCGAACCGGCGTAACCGCGCCGCTTTTCAGATACTTGGAGCCCGACGAACAGGCCGAATCAAGTTTGGCGTCCCCATCGGGAATCGAACCCGAGTCTCGGCCTTGA
- the pstS gene encoding phosphate ABC transporter substrate-binding protein PstS, whose amino-acid sequence MLRLITRQRWRAALAASVAALSGIALAAQRVQINGAGATFPYPLYSKWFSEYNKIAPNVLINYQSIGSGGGIRQLTNQTVFFGATDGPMTDEQLLAAPGRVLHFPTALGAVVPAYNLPGISHELTFTGAVLADIFLGKIAKWNDAAIRTLNPGVALPPTDITVVHRSDGSGTTYVWVDYLSKVSPEWKKRVGTATAVNWPVGLGGKGNEGVAGLVKQTPGAIGYMEPVYATQNKLAFGAVQNAAGVPVRASAPSVTAAAAVAKMPADFRVSITNAPGKDAYPIASFTWLLLFESPKDRVQANAMVDFMRWALTDGQKFAAGLGYAPLPTAVVALELEALKKIATR is encoded by the coding sequence ATGCTCAGGCTCATCACCAGACAGCGATGGCGAGCGGCGCTAGCCGCTTCGGTCGCCGCGCTGTCGGGCATCGCGCTCGCCGCCCAGCGCGTGCAGATCAACGGCGCCGGCGCGACCTTTCCGTACCCGCTCTACTCGAAGTGGTTCAGCGAGTACAACAAGATCGCGCCGAACGTGCTGATCAACTACCAGTCGATCGGGTCGGGCGGCGGTATCCGCCAGCTCACGAATCAGACGGTGTTCTTCGGCGCCACCGACGGCCCGATGACCGACGAACAGCTCCTTGCCGCCCCCGGCCGCGTGCTGCACTTTCCCACCGCCCTGGGAGCGGTCGTTCCGGCGTACAACCTGCCCGGCATCTCGCACGAGCTGACGTTCACCGGTGCCGTGCTCGCCGACATCTTCCTCGGGAAGATCGCGAAGTGGAACGACGCGGCCATCCGAACCTTGAATCCGGGCGTGGCGCTGCCCCCCACCGACATCACCGTCGTCCACCGCTCGGATGGCAGCGGCACGACGTACGTCTGGGTGGACTACCTGTCGAAGGTTTCTCCTGAGTGGAAGAAGCGCGTCGGAACGGCGACGGCCGTCAACTGGCCGGTCGGCCTCGGCGGCAAGGGCAACGAGGGCGTCGCCGGGCTCGTCAAGCAGACGCCAGGAGCGATCGGCTACATGGAGCCGGTGTACGCGACGCAGAACAAGCTGGCGTTCGGCGCCGTGCAGAATGCGGCGGGCGTTCCGGTGAGGGCGTCCGCGCCATCGGTGACCGCCGCTGCGGCCGTCGCCAAGATGCCGGCGGACTTCCGCGTTTCGATCACGAATGCGCCCGGCAAGGATGCCTACCCGATCGCGTCGTTCACGTGGCTGCTGCTGTTCGAGAGCCCGAAGGATCGGGTCCAGGCGAACGCGATGGTGGACTTCATGCGCTGGGCGCTGACCGACGGTCAGAAGTTCGCCGCCGGCCTCGGCTACGCGCCGTTGCCCACGGCCGTCGTCGCGCTCGAGCTGGAGGCGCTGAAGAAGATCGCGACCCGGTGA